A genomic window from Salvia hispanica cultivar TCC Black 2014 chromosome 5, UniMelb_Shisp_WGS_1.0, whole genome shotgun sequence includes:
- the LOC125189792 gene encoding protein FAR1-RELATED SEQUENCE 5-like, which translates to MVLDDMAKKKELSEAFTYHYEVNASNQLVALFWCDGLMKRNYHMFGDIVAFDSTYNKNMYYMIFTPFTGKDNHGRPVTFDAGLVCNEKIGAFAWLLRDEDFKKEFNACVWSELLEPHKFKEEWNGVVERHGLEDVDWFNTVYDYRHVWIPAYFRDFPLGSMIRTTSISESENSFYKNFLKPRANIAEFYLNFNNALEFQRNSITKLDYHDATTLPILATTLTFEKHVSTMYTDSMFKKTQEEIVEGNDRCRVLGFSSTDIVDTYKLGDNNRNSYFVRHDKADESYSCNCKLFGYINQEFNEVDNHYMVKSEHQQFMSLNRKLDDVHHQLILDCSKANIGLTLSFNVLKEILGGFEFLGCNVGGIRNASRDIKAYTHGIDVQVVLDDMAKKKELSEAFTKIS; encoded by the exons ATGGTGTTGGATGATATGGCTAAGAAGAAGGAACTATCCGAGGCGTTCACATATCACTACGAGGTTAATGCTAGTAACCAGTTGGTTGCTCTGTTTTGGTGCGATGGTTTGATGAAGAGGAATTACCATATGTTTGGTGATATTGTGGCGTTTGACTCTACCTACAACAAAAACAT GTATTATATGATCTTCACGCCATTCACGGGAAAGGACAATCATGGAAGACCTGTAACTTTCGACGCTGGTTTGGTGTGCAACGAGAAAATAGGGGCTTTTGCTTG GTTACTGAGGGATGAAGATTTCAAGAAAGAATTCAATGCATGTGTCTGGTCAGAGCTGCTTGAACCCCACAAATTCAAAGAAGAGTGGAATGGAGTAGTGGAACGTCATGGCTTGGAAGACGTTGATTGGTTCAACACCGTGTATGACTATAGGCATGTTTGGATACCTGCGTACTTCAGAGATTTTCCACTTGGGTCGATGATTAGGACTACCTCCATATCTGAATCGGAGAACAGCTTCTATAAAAACTTTTTGAAGCCACGTGCCAACATTGCCGAATTCTACTTGAATTTCAACAATGCTCTGGAATTTCAGCGGAACAGTATAACAAAGTTGGACTACCACGATGCAACAACTCTGCCCATATTGGCCACTACCTTGACATTTGAGAAACATGTTTCGACGATGTACACCGATAGTATGTTCAAGAAAACACAAGAGGAAATTGTTGAGGGTAATGATAGATGCCGCGTTCTAGGTTTTTCATCTACAGATATTGTTGACACCTACAAACTTGGGGACAACAATCGCAATTCATACTTTGTGAGACACGATAAGGCTGATGAGTCATACTCGTGCAATTGCAAACTGTTCG GTTATATTAATCAGGAGTTCAACGAGGTTGATAACCATTATATGGTTAAGTCAGAGCATCAGCAGTTTATGTCACTTAATCGAAAGTTGGATGATGTACATCACCAATTAATTCTTGATTGTTCGAAGGCTAATATAGGCCTCACACTTTCGTTCAATGTGTTGAAGGAAATTCTCGGTGGATTTGAGTTTCTTGGTTGCAATGTTGGGGGTATCAGGAATGCTTCTCGAGACATCAAAGCATACACACATGGGATCGACGTACAAGTGGTGTTGGATGATATGGCTAAGAAGAAGGAACTGTCCGAGGCGTTCACAAAAATATCATGA
- the LOC125189793 gene encoding protein FAR1-RELATED SEQUENCE 5-like — protein MEEVLVVPECSPELKPVVGQKFQSLDFAFAFYNVYTRTIGFDTRKQGIRKTGCVTTWYYVVCNREGSKKTNEHDQLNARSGFSMKRRRLSKHCGCKASISFKFFSEGGLPGYIIQEFNEVHSHYMVGD, from the exons atggaagaag TATTGGTTGTACCTGAATGTTCTCCAGAACTGAAGCCTGTGGTCGGTCAAAAGTTCCAATCACTAGATTTCGCTTTCGCGTTTTACAATGTGTATACTCGCACTATTGGATTTGATACGCGCAAACAAGGAATAAGGAAGACGGGCTGTGTTACTACTTGGTATTATGTTGTATGCAATAGGGAAGGCAGCAAGAAGACAAACGAGCATGACCAATTGAATGCACGTTCAGGTTTTTCTATGAAGCGCAGACGGTTATCCAAGCATTGTGGTTGTAAAGCGAGCATATCGTTCAAGTTCTTCTCCGAAGGAGGACTCCCAGGTTATATTATTCAGGAGTTCAACGAGGTTCATAGCCATTATATGGTTGGCGATTAG
- the LOC125189794 gene encoding protein FAR1-RELATED SEQUENCE 5-like has product MFEDREFWVPAYFRDFSMGSLLRTTSMSESENSFFKNYTKPRANLVQFINFFNYAVGDQRNANSRLNYLDYSTIPDLSTQLPIEKHASTIYTDSIFKHVQQEISTVCEIVSITVEDNIKMHQVKDQYGRTWDVKYDCKQDTFDCSCKKFSRIGLLCCHIFCLLKNKSANLIPIL; this is encoded by the coding sequence ATGTTTGAAGATAGAGAATTCTGGGTTCCTGCTTATTTTCGAGATTTTTCCATGGGGTCGCTTCTTAGGACTACATCGATGTCTGAATCGGAGAATagcttttttaaaaactacacAAAGCCACGTGCAAATCTTGTACAGttcatcaatttctttaattatgcTGTGGGAGATCAAAGGAATGCTAATTCACGATTGAACTACTTGGATTACTCAACTATTCCTGATTTGTCAACCCAATTGCCTATTGAGAAGCATGCATCTACAATCTACACTGATTCTATTTTCAAACATGTACAACAGGAAATAAGTACGGTATGTGAGATTGTTTCTATAACTGTTGAGGATAACATCAAGATGCATCAGGTCAAGGACCAATATGGTAGAACATGGGATGTTAAGTATGATTGTAAGCAAGACACATTCGACTGTAGTTGCAAGAAGTTTTCCAGAATTGGTTTGTTATGTtgtcatatattttgtttgttgaagaatAAGTCTGCTAATCTCATTCCTATCCTTTAA
- the LOC125189795 gene encoding transcription factor TCP24-like, with the protein MAYFNDRLGYDQPSKAVEWLLAAAASSIAELPPINSPFPAAVGGSSSFETSISRSEKTVKENEKEKSSYVASFTELLSGGKDASDENSNSEAARLAVASGQRSSEVEGAVVVEALMRERKRAREEDTVAPSLR; encoded by the exons ATGGCATActttaat GACCGATTAGGCTACGATCAGCCGAGCAAGGCGGTGGAGTGGCTGCTCGCGGCAGCAGCTAGCTCGATTGCAGAGCTGCCGCCGATCAATTCCCCCTTTCCGGCGGCGGTCGGTGGTAGCAGCAGCTTCGAGACCTCGATTTCCAGATCTGAGAAGACGGTTaaggaaaatgagaaagagaaatCTTCTTATGTTGCTTCCTTCACCGAGCTATTGAGCGGAGGCAAGGATGCATCCGATGAGAATTCCAATAGCGAAGCGGCCAGGCTGGCGGTGGCAAGCGGGCAGCGAAGTAGCGAGGTGGAGGGAGCGGTGGTCGTAGAAGCACTAATgagggagagaaagagagcTAGAGAAGAGGATACGGTGGCGCCTTCTCTacgatga
- the LOC125189796 gene encoding FCS-Like Zinc finger 3-like — protein sequence CSSSSSSHRGSPDLDDFFQIVVTADCLQSKDKKVTTAKETKSCFEERFKTGKTVGSSPNSAAAAAYYYTGCEHDYEPHFLDSCSLCGRSLCQNNDIFIYRGNTPFCSQECRQEQIEMDEAMEKKKWKRSSSSKRSSAARQSSDESDINKAVRTGVVAVA from the exons tgctcctcctcttcctcctcccaCCGGGGCTCTCCGGATTTGGACGATTTCTTCCAAATCGTCGTCACCGCCGATTGCCTCCAGTCCAAGGATAAGAAAGTCACAACCGCCAAGGAGACCAAATCGTGCTTCGAGGAGCGCTTCAAGACAGGAAAAACTGTTGGTTCTTCACCAAACTCAG CTGCAGCAGCAGCATACTACTACACCGGATGCGAACACGACTACGAGCCGCACTTCCTCGATTCCTGCTCCCTCTGCGGCAGATCGCTCTGCCAAAACAACGACATCTTCATTTACAG AGGGAACACGCCGTTCTGTAGCCAGGAGTGCAGGCAGGAACAGATAGAGATGGATGAGgcgatggagaagaagaaatggaAGAGGTCTTCTTCCTCCAAGAGATCGAGCGCTGCGAGACAGAGCTCCGACGAATCTGACATCAATAAAGCTGTACGCACTGGAGTAGTGGCTGTGGCCTGA
- the LOC125191109 gene encoding uncharacterized protein LOC125191109, giving the protein MVETRGSATSSKEGKVYERSTACRKTEAKTEPAKAVKHRKPPLKSNVEGRNVIKPHSSTADGDASADILNKDKGQAVNELSGKGIVLEGSDTMSKCTTQKVKKPLSLNVLHAISIRKQTEATKRSKLIGGTVGSKDVDKESSAKKTTGCGVEHEKNSSDSIPESDKSTNNEDVFGKQTVEDTTVKKTNNKGTSCMSGWEKNKVTMKNVSLDQVSGKEIVEQTITKDIVGEKIDGDMAVGEASEKGYSGVSGPFVFTTSGG; this is encoded by the exons ATGGTTGAAACTCGGGGTTCTGCAACATCAAGCAAAGAGGGGAAAG TTTACGAAAGATCTACAGCGTGCCGGAAGACCGAAGCAAAAACGGAGCCCGCAAAAG CCGTTAAGCATCGAAAGCCACCTTTAAAGAGCAATGTTGAGGGACGCAATGTTATCAAACCACACTCGTCAACAGCTGACGGAGATGCATCTGCTGACATTCTGAACAAGGACAAAG GGCAAGCTGTGAATGAGTTGTCTGGAAAGGGTATAGTATTGGAAGGTTCAGATACTATGAGCAAGTGTACAACACAAAAAGTGAAGAAGCCGCTGTCATTGAATGTGTTGCATGCAATTTCAATACGTAAACAAACCGAAGCAACAAAGAGATCAAAGCTAATCGGTGGTACAGTTGGAAGCAAAG ATGTGGACAAGGAATCAAGTGCCAAGAAAACCACAGGTTGTGGTGTTGAGCATGAAAAGAATAGTTCTGATAGCATCCCTGAATCAGACAAGAGTACTAACAATGAAG ATGTTTTTGGTAAACAAACTGTGGAGGATACGACTGTCAAGAAAACTAATAACAAGGGAACCTCTTGTATGTCTG GTTGGGAAAAGAATAAGGTAACAATGAAAAATGTGTCTTTAGACCAAGTTTCCGGCAAGGAGATTGTTGAACAGACCATCACAAAAG ATATTGTTGgtgaaaaaattgatggaGATATGGCTGTCGGTGAAGCTTCTGAGAAGGGATACTCTGGTGTGTCTG GTCCCTTCGTCTTCACAACTTCAGGAGGATGA